The Euphorbia lathyris chromosome 3, ddEupLath1.1, whole genome shotgun sequence genome contains a region encoding:
- the LOC136223391 gene encoding polyprenol reductase 2 encodes MELGLVGLLRAAWIAGILPIVFASLPCSMLASFRTLVSGFAKRGKIMQSSSQYKFTVPQRFFSHFYVVAVVWTTFLLLTTWMYAYRTASFISETFFYSNISSYFAGGSNIFSFHGSRLNPQQNRYSVWLSVFLLLLMEVQVLRRLLENLYVFHYSPSARMHIFGYFTGIFFYIAAPLSLCCSCAPEVFKFGVNEVAEFIVEGKHAMDDIEFNWWNFVNPLMKLGWWQWFGAAIFLWGSIHQNLCHNILGSLRENGRKIDEYVIPHGDWFEIVSSPHYLAEIIIYGGMVFASRGEDLTIWLLFAFVVANLGLAAAETHRWYVDKFEIYPSKRRVIIPFIY; translated from the exons ATGGAGCTTGGACTTGTGGGTTTGCTAAGGGCTGCTTGGATAGCAGGAATCCTGCCAATAGTTTTTGCTTCTTTGCCTTGTTCTATGCTGGCTTCATTTCGGACACTTGTTTCCGGATTTGCAAAGAGAGGAAAGATCATGCAATCATCATCTCAATAT AAATTCACAGTTCCTCAAAGATTCTTCTCTCATTTCTATGTGGTGGCTGTGGTATGGACGACCTTCCTGCTTCTCACGACGTGGATGTATGCATATAGGACAGCGTCATTCATCTCTGAGACTTTTTTCTACTCTAACATTTCTAGCTACTTCGCAGGAGGTTCAAACATCTTTTCGTTTCATGGATCACGTTTGAATCCCCAACAGAATAGATACAGCGTTTGGCTTTCTGTGTTTCTGCTTTTATTGATGGAAGTTCAAGTCTTGAGACGCCTTCTTGAGAACTTATACGTATTTCATTACAGCCCTTCCGCTCGGATGCACATTTTTGGCTATTTTACTGGCATCTT CTTCTATATAGCAGCGCCTCTATCATTGTGTTGCAGTTGTGCACCTGAGGTGTTTAAATTTGGTGTAAATGAAGTTGCCGAGTTCATAGTTGAAGGCAAACATGCAATGGATGATATTGAATTTAATTGGTGGAACTTTGTGAATCCTCTTATGAAGCTTGGATGGTGGCAGTGGTTTGGTGCAGCTATATTCCTTTGGGGTTCAATTCATCAGAATCTTTGCCATAACATTCTT GGATCACTGCgggaaaatggaagaaaaatcGATGAATATGTTATCCCTCATGGTGATTGGTTCGAGATTGTTTCGTCTCCTCACTACCTGGCCGAGATT ATTATATACGGCGGTATGGTGTTTGCTAGCAGAGGAGAAGACCTCACCATTTGGTTACTTTTTGCATTTGTG GTTGCAAATTTGGGGCTTGCAGCTGCAGAAACACACAGATGGTATGTTGATAAATTTGAGATTTATCCGAGCAAGCGTCGTGTAATTATTCCATTCATTTACTAA
- the LOC136223712 gene encoding protein BASIC PENTACYSTEINE4, with amino-acid sequence MDDGGQHHNGRHNPYFKTASSPWNMVPPHQMKEQPNALVMNKKIMAILAERDAAIQERNMALTEKKEALAARDEALLQREKALVERDKALMERDNALAAIQYQENAMNFPLGNGHRGPKRIPHPVYSSNEVAEALHTGDMHITDAFPLNIVPAESTQPRQKQTKEKKAGSLKPIKSPRKGNKVGEDLNRQGASEGKKIKTEWDIQDAGLNLINFDESTMPVPVCSCTGVPHQCYKWGNGGWQSSCCTTTMSSYPLPQMPNKRHARVGGRKMSGSVFTKLLSRLASEGQDLSLPLDLKDYWARHGTNRYITIK; translated from the exons ATGGATGATGGTGGACAGCATCATAACGGGAGGCACAATCCATACTTCAAGACAGCAAGTTCTCCG TGGAACATGGTGCCCCCACATCAAATGAAGGAACAGCCTAATGCCTTGGTGATGAACAAGAAGATTATGGCCATTCTTGCCGAGCGGGATGCTGCTATCCAAGAACGGAATATGGCCCTCACTGAAAAGAAGGAAGCCTTGGCTGCACGAGACGAGGCACTGCTGCAGCGAGAAAAAGCCCTTGTGGAGCGGGATAAAGCCTTGATGGAGCGAGACAATGCTCTTGCAGCAATTCAATACCAGGAAAATGCTATGAACTTTCCTTTAGGCAATGGACATCGTGGTCCAAAACGCATTCCTCATCCAGTATACAGTTCAAATGAAGTGGCCGAAGCTCTTCATACCGGGGATATGCACATTACTGATGCCTTCCCTTTAAATATAGTTCCAGCTGAATCCACCCAGCCACGACAAAAgcaaacaaaagagaaaaaggCAGGCTCGCTGAAGCCTATAAAGTCGCCAAGGAAGGGAAATAAAGTAGGTGAGGATTTGAATAGACAAGGTGCTTCTGAAGGGAAGAAGATTAAAACTGAATGGGATATTCAGGATGCAGGATTAAACCTGATCAATTTTGATGAGTCCACCATGCCAGTGCCTGTTTGCTCATGCACTGGAGTTCCCCACCAATGTTATAAATGGGGCAATGGTGGGTGGCAGTCCTCTTGTTGCACCACCACCATGTCCTCATATCCATTACCACAAATGCCAAACAAGCGTCATGCCCGAGTTGGTGGACGGAAAATGAGCGGTAGTGTTTTCACAAAACTGCTTAGCCGGTTGGCATCAGAAGGACAAGATTTATCATTGCCTCTTGATCTTAAGGACTACTGGGCCAGACATGGAACAAATCGATATATCACCATTAAGTAG